The nucleotide sequence GGATTGGCATTGCCCAGGCACTGGTGGGAAATCCGGATCTGTTGATTCTGGATGAGCCATTGACCGGTTTGGACCCGATTGGCAGAAAGGAGATAAAAGATCTGATTTTGGAATTAAAAAAGCAGGGAAAGACGATCTTTTTCTCTTCCCATATCTTACCCGATGCTGAGGCGGTGTGTGACCGGATTGGGATAATTATTGAGGGCAGAATCATGCAGGTTGGACCCCTGAATGAACTTCTGAAAAAAGGCACCCGGACCGATGAGATAACCCTTGAGGAATGGTTCTTTGAACAGGTCAAGGGAACAAAACAAAGCCGGGAGATAAACGAATTGGAACCGGAGGTCAGGAATGATTAATCGGGTGATGGCGATACTGGAGAATACCTTCAAAGAGGCCCTCCGGCAGCGGATAATGCTTTTATTAATTATCTTCAGCATCTTGCTCATCGTGGTTTCCATGTTCTTAGAGCCATTTGCCCTGGGCGAGTCGCCCAAACTCCTGCGCGACTTTGGCATGGCAGTCGCTTCGCTCTTCGGAATTTTAGTGGTGATCATCATTGGTTCCACCCTGATTCATAAAGATATTGAAAAACGAACGATTTATACGGTCATCGCCAAGCCGGTGAAGCGGAGTGAAATAATCTTGGGTAAATTCCTCGGGCTTTTCTTATTGATTGCGCTATTAGCCGGAGCGATGGCACTGATCCATCAACTCGTGATCTTGGTTTATGAAGGAAGGTTTGATCTTTCTATCCTGCTCAATCTCCCATTTTCGCTCATTGAGATTATGGTGCTTTTGGGGATTCTGTTGCTATTTTCATCGTTCTCTTCTGCCACTTTGACCTCAATAATGGGCGTGATATTTTATGTCATCGGCCATGCAAGCCCGGATTTGAAACTATTTGCCGATACGGTAAAGGTTCCGGCATTGAAATACCTTGCCTATGGGTTTTATTATATTTTGCCTAATCTGGAAAATTTCAATCTTCGTTTGGAATTGGTCCACAAATTACCGATATATACGGACCAGTTGTTATTTTCACTCTGCTACGGATTGATTTACACAATTTTTCTTCTTTATCTGGCGGTTTTAATCTTTGAACAGCGGGAATTTAAATGAGGGAATAAAATAATCAACCAATGGTTAGGAATCTGGTGCTAATCATTTTATTACTTCTCCTCATCGTAAACTTTTCTTACCGGATTGATTTAAAGAAGACCCACCATGAATTAATCGGCGAGTTGATGTATTTCCCTTCTGGTTTAGCGGTTAAAGCACTCTCTTTGGGCTTTTATGTGCCCCTGGCAGATCTGGTCTGGTTGCGCTTCATTCAATATTATGGCGAACACCGGATGACCGACGCCCGTTTTGACCTGATGCACCATATCCTTGATATCCTGACCACCCTTGACCCATATTTCGTCCACGCCTATACGCTGGGTGCCCTGATGCTCACCCATGATGCCAACCGCCCTGACCAAGCATTCGCCCTACTAAAAAAGGGGATGCAGGCGGATTACAATGAATGGCGGACACCATTCATTTACGGATTTATAAATTATGTTTTTTTAAGAGATTACAAAAAAGCTTTAGCATATTTACGTATTTCGGCAAGTAAACCTACAGCGACGGATATGCCCAAAAGATGGGCCGCTTATATTGCCCTCAAAAGATTACGTGATACAAGAACAGCCCTTGCTTTATGGATTGATTTATATAATAATGCGAAAAATCCCGAAGAGAAAAAGATTGCCGAGATTTACATCCAGGAGGCAAAGATGGAGCTGGATATTGAGTATCTTAATAGAAAAATTGACGAATTCGTAGAAAGATTTGGTCGGGCACCTTTCTCTCTTAATGAATTAGTGACATATGGAATAATCGATTCATTGCCCAGGGAACCACATGGAGACCGTTATATTTTAAAAAACGGGAAAGCATTTTCCACATGGTATTATAAGAAACTAAGATAAATTTAAGAAATTCAAAATTTTAACGAATGGTCTAATTTAATTGTGTCCCCATTCTCTACCTCGTGAGCGCTGACAAAAAATTTGATTTTTTTGTTGCCCAATTTAAGATAATGTGGTGCTGCGGAATCGCCCGGATAGGGCGTTATCAGGTAAAAATGACCGGCCGAGTCCACTGTGACCGAGTCCCGGTATGTAAAAACCAATCGACCGACTTTAACATCATGTGAATATACCACACTTTTATGGTTTTTTAATTGCCCAGTTATTACCGCGCCTTTCACATATTTATAGATCATTATATCAGGCGAAAAATATCGGAGCTGATAATGACGATAAGGTTCATAATATCGTCCGCCATGATAAAAACCGCTGCCATAGAATACAAAGAGTCTCATGATCGTGGTTGAAACTGCCTGCTCATTGGGTTCCATTATCGTCTCAATGTAGGATCCTCTTTTTACATAATAGAGGTTTAAATATTTTTTGACATCCATTCCCAAGTATTTAGTCGATAAATACAAAACCCGATGTGGCTTTATGACATGGATGTATTTACAGTTTAGTCCTTCGATGATTTCATTGGCTGCTTTTTCTGTCTCTGTAAGGTAATACATGTTGGTCAAATTAAAGTTAGGAACATCATCCCCAAAATTTGAAGCAGTCACAGGACGTTTTGCCAGATATACAATATAGTGACCCTCATCCCAGAAACACATCACACCATATTCTGGACGCTTGATCGGTGTTGAGTAATAACTGGTGATCTCGGTGGAATCGCGGAGCCAGTAACAGGCATTTATCTGGGGGATGAATGGGTGCACTTGTTGATCGGTGGTGGGATGGGAAAGATAAGAAATAAGAATATCTTTGAAATTTACCAGGGTCAACAGGAGCACAATGATGATACCCCAGATTTCTCCTTTGATAAATTTCCCTTTGAAGAATTTATATACCTCATAGAGAAAATAAGAAAAGAGCATGGCATAAAACGGGACAAACCAGGGTGTGTAACGTAAAGTAAAAAGAGACATCACACCGGCAAAGATTGTGAAAATAGTAAAATAGGATATGGCTCTTCGGGATATGGTGATTGAATTGCTCTTTCTTAAACCATTTAAAATAAAAACTCCCAACATAATGGGCCAGAAGTAATATCCGCGGCCAAAATAGATATGAATCCGCTGTGGCACCAAAATTTCTGCCATTTCATACATCGGCTGGAATTCAATGATCGTCTTATGCCAGGGATTTTTTTTGAAGATGAAATTTAGTCCGGCAGTGAGTGATGGATACTTGAAATAGAGCAGAAAAAAGGTAATAATAATGATACCACCCAACATGATGGAGATCGCGACTTCTCGGCGTCGCACAAAATATTTGAGAAGTAAAACCATCATTGCATACCCTAATAGAACGATGTGGAGCAAAGAGAGTCCACGATAGCTAAAATAACCACCAATATAATAATTATTGAGACTGAAAGGTAAAATTGCCAGAATCACCAGGAAGAATGACCAGAATGCCGGAAGTTCATCTTCAAAAAGAAAAAGGATTAGAAATACTAATCCACAAAAAAGGATTGAACCCTGCCAGGAGAGCAAGGCAAATCCCATGGCAAATCCAAGAAAGATCGACCGTTTTGAGGTTTTTAAATTACTAACCAAAATCCCGAAAAGCAAAAGCAAGGAAAGGGCTTCAACAATATGATGGTCATTATATCCAAGTTGTGACCAGGCCAACAATCCGGGCATCAGGCTGGTAAAATAGGTGGCAAAGAGGGCGATTGTTTCGTTGAACAATTTTCTGGCTATTAGGTAAGTGAGAAAGATAAATACTAATCCATAAAAGACTGGATAAAGTGCACATGTCCATTCGAGCTGGGCAGTCGTTGGTTGCCCCTTAAAGATCAACCAGATAAACCCTGCAATTAAATAATCATAGAGTGGTGGCCAGATACAATATGCTCCAGTAGGGTAGGAGATATAATAATCAAAATTTTCGAAATGGGGGAAATGTTTTACCAAAATTTCGGTCCGGCGAGCATGATAGAATGGATCAGGGGTGACGAATAAGATTCCCGTCTCAATTTTTTTACCCAAGTCGGGCAAAATCCTTACCGCCAGAGCAGTGAGTAGAATTAGTAATAATATGATAAATTTAACGGTGGGTGATGACATCTTTTATTTTCCATCCCCCAGGAGTCAAAATAAGCCGGTCGCCCGTAGTAAAGGATTTCCAGGTTTGGTTTCGCTGGGAGTAAAATTTGACTCGATAGGTTAAAATGGCTTCTTTTTTCCCGAAATTTTTGCAAGATAAAAAAGTGTCTACTGCGAGAGATTCGATACCCGGTGGTATCTTAAAGATTGAGGTTGAATCGAAATTGGTTTCGTTGAAATCGACAAAACAGGATAAGGCATTTTTGTAATCTCTGGCATTGAGATATCTCCAGTAAGTCATGATAGTCTTTTGCGGTGTTGCAAATTCAGGATTAGGGAGTATTTTATCCTCTTTATGGCACATAAATGTGGTCAAAAGAATTAGCAAAAATAATCTGCTATTTACCATGAAAGATAAAAAGGGCTGGAAATAAATGACCTTCCAGCCCTTAGCTTAATGATTTATTTGAGGATTATTATTTTGCCACACCCGGACTCAGAATCAGAGGCAATATACCTTTAGCACCATCGCCGTAGATGATATATGTTGCTGCAGCGTTTCCAACAGTATTACCCGGGTCATTGGCATAAAAACTAACACCAATGTTCGTATTTGAATGGGTATAGCCAGTGTATACTCCGTTATTTACTGCATCGTTTGAAGGATAGAATGGATTCTTAACATTGTCAGGAAGGATTGAGTTGTTGCCGTAGGTTGGGTTAGGCCTTGTATTCTCGGCAACACACATATTGGCATCCGGTCCGTTTGTCGGATAAGCAGTATTGATCTGGATAACGGTGGTGTTTAAATCCGCGGGATAGGCATCAGCACCCCGGGTGTTTAAATCTTCCACTGCAGTCTGGAGGGTATGCATATTATTCTTTAGGGATGATTCCTTGGCTCTTTGCTGCATTGCCATAAAGTTCGGAATAGCAATCGCAGCAAGAATACCGATGATCACGACCACGACCATCAACTCAATGAGGGTGAAACCCTTTCTCATGATTTACCTCCTGTTTCACGCCGTAGCTATGAACGGCGTAAACATTGTTTGGTCAGTGGTTCTTTGGACCACTTGACCTGACCTCTTCTCGTGCCCCAGAATGTGCATGGTTGCTTGCGCAACCCTATTTCAAGGTTGAAGATTTTTCAACCTTTTAATTTTTCGGGCTTTGGGGCACATCCAGACAGAAGTTTCTTCAAATCCGGCGCGTTAGACCAGAAAGCCCGTTTGATAACATTCTGACAATCCTCGTAACATTATAATCACCAAGTGAGGATTGTCAATAGTTTCAAAGACCTTAGATCTCGGGACCGAAGCCCTTAATCCGTTTTATTGCTTCTACTAGTAATATATGCAAAATTCGTGCCCGCATTCATTCCAAAAACTTTTGAAATTTCAATAATTTTTTTATTGTAAAAGTCTCATTCTGTATTTTCTGTCTCATTTTGCGACACTTAAGTCTCGTAAGGGTTTATAAAAATGTTCGGGGTTATGGTTTATCTTTTTCGTCCCTTGCTTTATCCAGGGTTTTTAGTTTTCGATACAGTGTCGCACGGCTTATGCCCAATCTCTTCGCAGCCTCGGATATATTCCCTTTGCATTCCTTCAGCGCCTTTTTTATTTCAATATCTTCCAGTTTCTTTAATGGTTCAATTTTTATGCCGGGAAGGTTGATATGTTCTGGTTTGATATAATAGGAATCGGCAAGTATCGCCGCCCGTTCAATGATATGTTTCAATTCCCGGACATTACCGGGCCAGGAATAGTTTTGTAAGGATTCAATTGTGGACTTTAATAATTTCTTCTCGCCCAAATTTTCCTTTTCACATATCGACTTCAAAAAGTATTCAGCGAGCAAGGGGATGTCCTCTTTGCGCTGCCGCAAAGGTGGCAAAGTGATGGGGATTACATTCAACCGGTAAAATAGGTCCTCACGAAAACGGCCCTGTTTGACTTCTTCATAGAGGTCCTTATTCGTTGCAGCGATGAGTCGAACATCGACCTTTATTGGTTTTGTTGCACCCAGGGGCACAATTTCTCTCTCTTCCAGCAAACGGAGAATCTTCATCTGGATTGAGGGTGGAGCATCCCCAATTTCATCAAGAAAGAAACTACCTTTGTGAGCCACCAGGAAGAGTCCATCTTTATCGGTCGTGGCACCAGTAAATGCACCCTTGCGGTAGCCAAATAATTCGCTCTCCAAGAGAGTTTCCGGGAGTGCAGCACAGGAGATGGTGACAAAATTATAATTCGCCCGCTTTGACCGGCGGTGGATTTCCCGGGCGATCAATTCCTTGCCGGTGCCTGATTCACCCATGATCAAAACCGTCGTATCAGTCTGGGCGATCTTATTTACAAGATTTAAGATATTTTTCATCACCTTGCTTTCACCGATAATCTCCGCCGGTCTTTCGCGTTCTTTTTTTAAGTTTGCCTTTATCCGATTAATGATTTCATCAATTCCAAATGGTTTCAAAATATAATCACTCGCTCCATCTCTCAGGGCATTTATTACCGATTCCATAGAACCATAAGCGGTTATGAAAATCACCGGGAGATGGGGATAAAGAAGACGGACATTCTTTAAAAATTGAAAACCATCCATGCCCGGCATCCGGATATCACTGATTACACAATCAAATTTTTCGGATTTTAACTGGTTCAGGGCAATGCGTGCTTCGGTAGTGGCAAATACTTCAAAGCCATGCTCCTGGAGGGCGAAGGAGAGCCATTTTATGAGACTTTCTTCGTCATCAAGCAACAAAATTTTGGGTTTCATAAAGCCGTGTTACTTTTTCCGGCGGCCAAATACTTCTTCCAGCACTAATTTTAATTCGGGAGTAAAGGTGAATTCTCGCAGCGGACCTTTTGATCTTACCCCTAATTCCGGAATAAGATAGACCACCCCGAAATCCTTCAATCCTATCGGCATGGAAAATCCTATTTGATGCTCGGTGATACCCTTTATATACCAGGGATTGAAAGTATAATATAAACCAAACGGCATTCTATTCACATTCAGTCGGAAACGATTGGTCGGATTATACATGGTGGTAAATGTGTGTTCAAAAAGCAGGGCAAATTCCCAATCTTTAAGTCCATATTCCACACCCATACCTAAGACCTGGGGAAGTTGATAGGTGGTATCAATAGATTTGGAGATAAGTACCTGCCCGAGGCCTTCATAGTAAATTCCAAAAATTGAAACCTTTACTCCGGCACGGAAAGTTTCACCCTTATTTCTATACAAAAATGTATCAGCGATGGAATAACCCGCACTGGTATAACGCCATATCTCCCGAGAACTGCCATAAAGATAAGAAGCCCGGCAGAAAATTTCGGCAAACTTAAAGGTTCCATTTAACTGGAGATACAACTCTTCAATCCCGCCCCTGCCCTGTACATACATATCAAGATCCTCATTGTGGGCATAGATGTCAAATGATTGATTGAAACGCTCTTCACTTCCCAGAGAAATTATCATATCTTTAACCACTGGAATTTTCATATTAAAGAAAAATGGATTGGTCCAGAAGATGCTCCGGATATCCTGGTCTTTGTTGATGATATTCCATTCCGGTTTTAAAGAAAATTCAATCCGGGCGCGATTCATCTTTCCTAAGAAGGGTCGGACAAGGATTGCGCGTTCTTGTCCCAGTCCTTCAATGGAGAAGATCGAGGCAGTAAAGAGCCCAAATAAAATGAGATTCATTTCCACCTCTTAAACCAGATGGTTAGAATCAAAATCATCGTTCTTCAGGCGGTTTGATGTATCCCACCTTCAAATGATGGGAACCGGTCACAAGTCTAATGTTCGCGATCTCATAATTTTCCGGCGAGAGATACAAGAACAACCCGAAGTTGGAATCGGGATGGGCGATGATGCGCTGCACATACTGGACTATGTCCAGAGTGAAGAGGGTATCACTTAATGCAAATTTTTTTAAAGCAATCGGCGGACTGAGTTCAGTATCAAATCCGGTGAAGGGTTTGAGAAGATATTTTACACCAATTTCAATTGTATCACGCCTTCCATAATGGTCGCTTGCCCGGAAGGTCAATTCGCCATACAGGGCTTTGGTATCATTGAGGAGTGTGTCATAAACAAATTTTACATAATTGCGAAAAGAGACCCCGCTTCCCAGCCAGTCTTCCCAATAAGGGGGCAGGGTGTCAATCTTTACAATATGGCAATCAGCCTGGAGAGGGATAGTGGTGATTACTCCATTCTTAACCAAAAGAAAACGCGGTGGGCGATTGGATTCTCGGGAATAGAAAAAAAAGAACCCGGTGTCAGTGGGCACCAGAATTATTCCTTTACCCTGGCGGATTCGTCCCAGGTCAAGATAGTTAAAATAGACAATGACGGAATCCCCTTTTACCAGTCCCATTCTTAAAGACTCCGGTTCAAAATCACCGCCGGGATTGGTCCATAACTCCGTGTTATCTCTTTTATACCAGGTTGCCTCGGTTTCCACAAACTCACTCGTCAGGACATGGATACTGAACATTATTGTATCATTGCGGAAATTTTTGTTTTTGTATAAAACGAGTTTTATCTGATCCAGCCCCTGATAGGTGGTGTCGGTAAAATTAAACTTCAACAGGGTGCGAGCTTGATATTTTTGATCCTTACCGATTATTAAATTTTGTGCAGCACCAAGGGGGATGACTTTGGATTCGGTAAATGAGACATAAAGGGGGAGATTCAAGGTTTGGGCTGTAAAATTGCCCCGGACACTTATTTCCTCTTCACCTAATGGAAGTTTATTGCAAAAGATGAGAAAAAGAAAAATCAAACCAAACCATTTTTTCATACCATTAAATATACCAAATTTTTCCTTAAAGTCAAGGTCATTGCTCAGTCAGCCCACTCCACTTTTTGTCAAGTTATTTTTATGACACTGAATTATTAGAGCCCCACCCTTCAGGGTGCGAGATACCCTAAGATTTAAAAACATTTCTCCGCAGTCTAAAGCCTGCGCCTACCATTCTACCGGTTACCACCCGAGAGAGAATCGCTAAAGCCTTGCCCTACAAAACTATCCAACGCTAAATCATTGAATACCCTTACAAATCCCATGAGTTTTATAGTTTCTTTACAAAATATAAAAAATATGGAGAGGACTCAGCATTGCTCATTAAAGGAGAGCTTGACTTTGAGTGAATTTTGTTTATAATTGAAACCGGTTATGAAAAAAATCCTCCAGGCAACCGATATAAAACGAATCATCACCCGAATTGCCCGCGAGATTGTGGAAAGAAATAAAGGGACAAAAGATTTAGCCCTCATCGGTATAAAACGGCGTGGTGATATTCTTGCCCAGCGTATCGGAGCGGAGATTGCTGAGTGTGAGAAGGAGAAGATTCCCATTGGGGCATTGGATATAACCTTATACCGCGATGACCTCCAACTCGTTGCCGAAACACCAATAATTGAGGGGACAGACATAAATTTTGATATAAACAATCGGGTCATCGTGCTCGTGGACGATGTGCTCTTCACAGGGCGGACGATTCGAGCAGCGATCGATGAGATTCTTGATTTTGGCCGCCCCAAAAAAATTCAACTGGCAGTTTTGATTGACCGCGGACACCGAGAACTACCCATCCAGGCAGACTACATCGGTAAAAAGATTATCACCACCGAAAAAGAGATCGTTGATGTTTATCTTAAAGAAGTTGATGGCCAGGATTTGGTCTTTATCCATCGGAAGGCAAAGCCCAGAAAGATCAAGGTGAAGAAAGGTCGGATTAAAATTGTCCATCCACCTAAACCCAAGATTGAGCAATTAAGGATTACGGATAGGCAATGAATCCGAAAAAGGACCTTTTGGGTATCGAGGGTTTGACAAGTAAAGAGATTTTAAATTATCTGGATACTGCCGAAAAATTTCTTGAAGTATTAGACCGTCCAATACCGATCATCCCGGCATTGCGGGGTAAGACAATACTCACGTTGTTTTTTGAGCCCTCAACACGCACTCAGATATCTTTTAGCATCGCGGCCAAGCGACTATCCGCTGATGTGGTGAATTTTTCAGCGAGCGCCTCCAGTGTAAAGAAAGGCGAGACACTTTTGGATACCGCCCGTAATATTGAAGCGATGAAGGTGGATGGGGTGGTAGTCCGGCATTATGCCTCGGGTGCCCCGAGAATTTTAGCCGAAAATTTGAATGCCTTTGTAATCAATGCTGGTGATGGGACCCATGAGCATCCAACCCAGGCATTGCTCGACATCATGACGATGCGCCAGCATTTTGGTTATATTAAAAATCTCAATGTCTTGATTGTCGGCGATATTCTCCATTCGCGGGTTGCCCGATCCAATATCTTTGGACTAAAGGCATTGGGCGCAAATGTCGCCATCTGTGCCCCACCCACGCTTATTCCAATGGATATCGATAAATTGAATGTGGAGGTTTACTATAATCTGGATGAGATAATCGGCGATTTTGATGTGGTGATGGCACTGCGCATTCAACTGGAGAGACAAGAAGCAGGACTCTTTCCTTCGGTCCGCGAATATCGAAATCTATATGGGTTGACCAGGGAGCGGGTAAAAAAGATGAAACCCAATAGTATCATCATGCACCCGGGTCCGACCAATCGGGGTGTTGAGATTGACCCGGAGGTTGCAGATGGTCCGAAATCAGTCATTTTGAAGCAGGTCAAAAATGGGGTGGCGGTACGCATGGCAATATTATTCATCCATGCCGGAGGGAAGATTGAATAGAATTTTACTCAAGAACGGCCGGGTGATTGACCCCAAATCAAAATTTGACCGCGTTGCTGATGTGCTGGTTGAGGGGAATAAAATCCAGCGCATCGAAAGAAATCTTAAAGCAGAAGGTGCCAAGGTTATTGATGTCACAGGAATGATCGTATGCCCAGGTTTTATTGATCTCCATTGTCATCTCCGCGACCCGGGTCGGCCTGATGAGGAGACAATTGAGAGCGGTGCCAAGGCTGCGGTTGCGGGTGGCTTTACCACCATCTGTTGTATGCCGAATACCGAGCCACCGATAGATAACGAAGGGATTGTGAACTACATCATAAAAGAGGCAGCAAGGGTCAATCTCTGTCGGATATTTCCGATTGCCACTATTACTAAAAAACGGGAAGGAAAAGAGATCAGCGAATTTGGCGAACTGGTAAAAGCCGGCGCTAAGGGTTTTTCGGATGATGGGAATACCGTGCGCGATGCCCGGGTTTTGCGCTATGCCATGGAATATTCCAAGATTTTTGATATCCCGATATTTGAACATCCCCTTGACGAGGACCTCAGCCGGGGTGGGATGATGAACGAGAGTGAGGTTTCAACCCGGTTAGGGCTGGCAGGTTCTCCAGCGATCGCCGAAGAGATAATCGTTGCCCGGGATTTGATGCTCGCAAAATTCACCGGTGCCCGACTACATCTCTGCCATATCTCCACGCGTGGTTCAGTAGAACTCATCCGGCGGGCAAAAAAGGAGGGGATAGAAGTTACATGTGAGACCTGTCCCCATTATTTCTTCTTCAATGATACAGTTCTGGAAAGTTATAATACAAATTATAAGGTCAATCCACCATTGAGAACAGAGATCGACCGCCGGGCAATAATTGAGGGACTGCGTGATGGCACGATTGATTGTATCAGCACCGACCATGCACCACATACCCAAGCCGAAAAGGAATTGGAATTTGCCGCTGCACCCTTCGGCATGATCGGTCTGGAGACAGCATTATCCATGATCATCATGCAGTTGATAA is from candidate division WOR-3 bacterium and encodes:
- a CDS encoding ABC transporter permease subunit is translated as MINRVMAILENTFKEALRQRIMLLLIIFSILLIVVSMFLEPFALGESPKLLRDFGMAVASLFGILVVIIIGSTLIHKDIEKRTIYTVIAKPVKRSEIILGKFLGLFLLIALLAGAMALIHQLVILVYEGRFDLSILLNLPFSLIEIMVLLGILLLFSSFSSATLTSIMGVIFYVIGHASPDLKLFADTVKVPALKYLAYGFYYILPNLENFNLRLELVHKLPIYTDQLLFSLCYGLIYTIFLLYLAVLIFEQREFK
- a CDS encoding STT3 domain-containing protein produces the protein MSSPTVKFIILLLILLTALAVRILPDLGKKIETGILFVTPDPFYHARRTEILVKHFPHFENFDYYISYPTGAYCIWPPLYDYLIAGFIWLIFKGQPTTAQLEWTCALYPVFYGLVFIFLTYLIARKLFNETIALFATYFTSLMPGLLAWSQLGYNDHHIVEALSLLLLFGILVSNLKTSKRSIFLGFAMGFALLSWQGSILFCGLVFLILFLFEDELPAFWSFFLVILAILPFSLNNYYIGGYFSYRGLSLLHIVLLGYAMMVLLLKYFVRRREVAISIMLGGIIIITFFLLYFKYPSLTAGLNFIFKKNPWHKTIIEFQPMYEMAEILVPQRIHIYFGRGYYFWPIMLGVFILNGLRKSNSITISRRAISYFTIFTIFAGVMSLFTLRYTPWFVPFYAMLFSYFLYEVYKFFKGKFIKGEIWGIIIVLLLTLVNFKDILISYLSHPTTDQQVHPFIPQINACYWLRDSTEITSYYSTPIKRPEYGVMCFWDEGHYIVYLAKRPVTASNFGDDVPNFNLTNMYYLTETEKAANEIIEGLNCKYIHVIKPHRVLYLSTKYLGMDVKKYLNLYYVKRGSYIETIMEPNEQAVSTTIMRLFVFYGSGFYHGGRYYEPYRHYQLRYFSPDIMIYKYVKGAVITGQLKNHKSVVYSHDVKVGRLVFTYRDSVTVDSAGHFYLITPYPGDSAAPHYLKLGNKKIKFFVSAHEVENGDTIKLDHSLKF
- a CDS encoding type II secretion system protein, with the translated sequence MRKGFTLIELMVVVVIIGILAAIAIPNFMAMQQRAKESSLKNNMHTLQTAVEDLNTRGADAYPADLNTTVIQINTAYPTNGPDANMCVAENTRPNPTYGNNSILPDNVKNPFYPSNDAVNNGVYTGYTHSNTNIGVSFYANDPGNTVGNAAATYIIYGDGAKGILPLILSPGVAK
- a CDS encoding sigma-54 dependent transcriptional regulator — translated: MKPKILLLDDEESLIKWLSFALQEHGFEVFATTEARIALNQLKSEKFDCVISDIRMPGMDGFQFLKNVRLLYPHLPVIFITAYGSMESVINALRDGASDYILKPFGIDEIINRIKANLKKERERPAEIIGESKVMKNILNLVNKIAQTDTTVLIMGESGTGKELIAREIHRRSKRANYNFVTISCAALPETLLESELFGYRKGAFTGATTDKDGLFLVAHKGSFFLDEIGDAPPSIQMKILRLLEEREIVPLGATKPIKVDVRLIAATNKDLYEEVKQGRFREDLFYRLNVIPITLPPLRQRKEDIPLLAEYFLKSICEKENLGEKKLLKSTIESLQNYSWPGNVRELKHIIERAAILADSYYIKPEHINLPGIKIEPLKKLEDIEIKKALKECKGNISEAAKRLGISRATLYRKLKTLDKARDEKDKP
- a CDS encoding aspartate carbamoyltransferase catalytic subunit; the protein is MNPKKDLLGIEGLTSKEILNYLDTAEKFLEVLDRPIPIIPALRGKTILTLFFEPSTRTQISFSIAAKRLSADVVNFSASASSVKKGETLLDTARNIEAMKVDGVVVRHYASGAPRILAENLNAFVINAGDGTHEHPTQALLDIMTMRQHFGYIKNLNVLIVGDILHSRVARSNIFGLKALGANVAICAPPTLIPMDIDKLNVEVYYNLDEIIGDFDVVMALRIQLERQEAGLFPSVREYRNLYGLTRERVKKMKPNSIIMHPGPTNRGVEIDPEVADGPKSVILKQVKNGVAVRMAILFIHAGGKIE
- a CDS encoding dihydroorotase; the encoded protein is MNRILLKNGRVIDPKSKFDRVADVLVEGNKIQRIERNLKAEGAKVIDVTGMIVCPGFIDLHCHLRDPGRPDEETIESGAKAAVAGGFTTICCMPNTEPPIDNEGIVNYIIKEAARVNLCRIFPIATITKKREGKEISEFGELVKAGAKGFSDDGNTVRDARVLRYAMEYSKIFDIPIFEHPLDEDLSRGGMMNESEVSTRLGLAGSPAIAEEIIVARDLMLAKFTGARLHLCHISTRGSVELIRRAKKEGIEVTCETCPHYFFFNDTVLESYNTNYKVNPPLRTEIDRRAIIEGLRDGTIDCISTDHAPHTQAEKELEFAAAPFGMIGLETALSMIIMQLINVEKFSWFEVLDKLTVKPAQVIKEKTGVLKEGAIADIVVINPEIKWRLTPENIKSKSLNTPLLNKELTGRAEYVLVNGEIKYEASA